In one Gossypium hirsutum isolate 1008001.06 chromosome D09, Gossypium_hirsutum_v2.1, whole genome shotgun sequence genomic region, the following are encoded:
- the LOC107929003 gene encoding perakine reductase isoform X1, with protein sequence MVGGCKSKRKRLLQKKEMEKETQVQVPRVKLGTQGLEVSKLGFGCGALSGMYNAPLSHEEGCFVLKEAFSKGITFFDTSDLYGELYDNEIMVGKALKQLPRDKVQLATKFGIRRLEGFNFEVKGTREYVRKCCEASLNRLGVDYIDLYYQHRVDTSVTIEETMGELKKLVEEGKIKYIGLSEPSVDTLRRAHAVHPISALEMEYSLWSREIEDDIIPVCRELGIGIVAYSPLGRGFFGGKASVESLPSESILKMHPRFSGDNLEKNKLVYARLENLAKKHKCTPAQLALAWVFHQGEDIIPIPATTKIKNLESNIGSLTLKLTKDDLKEMCDAVPIEEVNGEREYDVFAEYSYKFANTPKSDCKCKAKLLESKSL encoded by the exons TTGGAG GTCTCTAAATTGGGGTTTGGTTGTGGAGCACTCTCTGGTATGTACAATGCTCCTCTCTCCCATGAAGAAGGGTGTTTTGTTTTAAAGGAAGCTTTTTCTAAGGGCATCACATTCTTTGACACATCTGACCTTTACGGCGAACTTTACGATAACGAGATCATGGTCGGGAAG GCTTTGAAGCAGCTTCCGCGGGATAAAGTGCAATTAGCAACAAAGTTCGGGATCCGTAGATTAGAAGGATTTAACTTTGAGGTGAAAGGGACCCGTGAATATGTTCGAAAATGCTGTGAAGCTAGCCTTAACCGACTCGGTGTGGACTATATCGATCTTTACTACCAGCATCGTGTCGATACTTCGGTCACCATAGAGGAAACT ATGGGGGAATTGAAGAAGCTTGTAGAAGAGGGAAAGATAAAATATATTGGTCTATCTGAACCTAGTGTTGATACCCTTAGAAGAGCTCATGCTGTTCATCCTATATCAGCCTTGGAAATGGAGTATTCCCTCTGGTCTCGTGAGATCGAAGATGATATAATTCCGGTCTGCAG AGAGCTTGGTATCGGGATAGTAGCGTATAGTCCGCTTGGACGAGGTTTCTTTGGTGGGAAAGCAAGTGTGGAGAGCTTGCCTAGTGAAAGTATTTTG AAAATGCATCCGAGATTCTCAGGGGATAATTTAGAGAAGAACAAGCTCGTTTATGCTCGTTTAGAAAACTTGGCAAAGAAGCATAAATGCACCCCTGCTCAGCTAGCTCTAGCATGGGTGTTCCATCAAGGGGAAGACATAATTCCAATCCCTG CTACAACAAAGATTAAAAACCTTGAAAGCAACATTGGGTCCTTGACATTGAAGCTGACGAAAGATGATTTGAAAGAAATGTGTGATGCAGTGCCAATTGAAGAAGTGAATGGTGAAAGAGAATATGATGTTTTTGCTGAATATTCCTATAAGTTTGCAAATACCCCAAAAAGTGATTGTAAATGTAAAGCTAAATTGCTAGAATCGAAAAGCCTGTGA
- the LOC107929077 gene encoding early light-induced protein 1, chloroplastic, translating to MVASLVAVQLFVESPVRPGLTNRSRIFQFFGVKYVPKRPNVCICCLAEDDEDEGHFESLKLSDALFSGAVAERINGRLAMIGFVAATAVELSRGQDLLTQITSDGGIRWMVRSSMVIAMASWIPLLKGMRIECSSVGIYTSDAELWNGRFAMLGLVFMAFHEYLKGGALF from the exons ATGGTTGCATCACTAGTAGCCGTCCAACTGTTTGTGGAAAGTCCTGTGAGACCTGGACTCACTAACAGAAGTAGGATTTTTCAGTTTTTTGGTGTAAAATATGTGCCGAAGAGACCCAATGTTTGCATCTGCTGCTTGGCGGAG GATGATGAAGATGAGGGGCATTTCGAGAGCTTGAAATTGTCTGATGCGTTATTTAGTGGAGCAGTGGCAGAGAGGATCAATGGGCGGTTGGCGATGATTGGGTTCGTGGCAGCCACGGCGGTAGAGTTAAGCAGGGGCCAGGATCTACTTACCCAGATCACATCAGACGGTGGGATTCGATGGATGGTGAGAAGCAGTATGGTGATAGCAATGGCATCGTGGATCCCATTGTTGAAAGGGATGAGAATTGAGTGCAGTTCAGTTGGGATTTACACCTCTGATGCTGAGCTATGGAATGGGAGGTTTGCAATGTTGGGCCTTGTTTTTATGGCATTCCATGAATATCTCAAGGGTGGTGCCCTTTTCTAA
- the LOC107929003 gene encoding perakine reductase isoform X2: protein MEKETQVQVPRVKLGTQGLEVSKLGFGCGALSGMYNAPLSHEEGCFVLKEAFSKGITFFDTSDLYGELYDNEIMVGKALKQLPRDKVQLATKFGIRRLEGFNFEVKGTREYVRKCCEASLNRLGVDYIDLYYQHRVDTSVTIEETMGELKKLVEEGKIKYIGLSEPSVDTLRRAHAVHPISALEMEYSLWSREIEDDIIPVCRELGIGIVAYSPLGRGFFGGKASVESLPSESILKMHPRFSGDNLEKNKLVYARLENLAKKHKCTPAQLALAWVFHQGEDIIPIPATTKIKNLESNIGSLTLKLTKDDLKEMCDAVPIEEVNGEREYDVFAEYSYKFANTPKSDCKCKAKLLESKSL, encoded by the exons TTGGAG GTCTCTAAATTGGGGTTTGGTTGTGGAGCACTCTCTGGTATGTACAATGCTCCTCTCTCCCATGAAGAAGGGTGTTTTGTTTTAAAGGAAGCTTTTTCTAAGGGCATCACATTCTTTGACACATCTGACCTTTACGGCGAACTTTACGATAACGAGATCATGGTCGGGAAG GCTTTGAAGCAGCTTCCGCGGGATAAAGTGCAATTAGCAACAAAGTTCGGGATCCGTAGATTAGAAGGATTTAACTTTGAGGTGAAAGGGACCCGTGAATATGTTCGAAAATGCTGTGAAGCTAGCCTTAACCGACTCGGTGTGGACTATATCGATCTTTACTACCAGCATCGTGTCGATACTTCGGTCACCATAGAGGAAACT ATGGGGGAATTGAAGAAGCTTGTAGAAGAGGGAAAGATAAAATATATTGGTCTATCTGAACCTAGTGTTGATACCCTTAGAAGAGCTCATGCTGTTCATCCTATATCAGCCTTGGAAATGGAGTATTCCCTCTGGTCTCGTGAGATCGAAGATGATATAATTCCGGTCTGCAG AGAGCTTGGTATCGGGATAGTAGCGTATAGTCCGCTTGGACGAGGTTTCTTTGGTGGGAAAGCAAGTGTGGAGAGCTTGCCTAGTGAAAGTATTTTG AAAATGCATCCGAGATTCTCAGGGGATAATTTAGAGAAGAACAAGCTCGTTTATGCTCGTTTAGAAAACTTGGCAAAGAAGCATAAATGCACCCCTGCTCAGCTAGCTCTAGCATGGGTGTTCCATCAAGGGGAAGACATAATTCCAATCCCTG CTACAACAAAGATTAAAAACCTTGAAAGCAACATTGGGTCCTTGACATTGAAGCTGACGAAAGATGATTTGAAAGAAATGTGTGATGCAGTGCCAATTGAAGAAGTGAATGGTGAAAGAGAATATGATGTTTTTGCTGAATATTCCTATAAGTTTGCAAATACCCCAAAAAGTGATTGTAAATGTAAAGCTAAATTGCTAGAATCGAAAAGCCTGTGA